One genomic region from Pagrus major chromosome 24, Pma_NU_1.0 encodes:
- the LOC140992085 gene encoding fibronectin type III domain-containing protein 4-like produces MVTWNVPQGDTVIGYAISQQRQDGLMQRSIREVNTSSRWCVLWDLDEDTHYSVQVQSVGPHGDSQPSRAVHFRTLERSDHYPAGVLDHHEPAMEGLGMTPHLQTGELLIITTVLLLWAAVIALFCRQYDIIKDNDSSSTKEKAKRPLVRAASYYNNASAGSSPIYHNGAIRSSRLHRASSSISIIRV; encoded by the exons ATGGTGACCTGGAACGTCCCTCAGGGAGACACTGTCATTGGATACGCCATCTCACAGCAG AGGCAGGACGGCCTGATGCAGCGCTCCATCCGAGAGGTGAACACATCCAGCCgctggtgtgtgttgtgggaCCTGGACGAGGACACACACTACAGCGTCCAG gTGCAGTCCGTCGGGCCTCACGGTGACAGCCAGCCCAGCCGCGCCGTCCACTTCAGGACCCTGGAGAGGAGCGACCATTATCCAGCCGGAGTCCTCGACCACC ATGAACCGGCGATGGAGGGTCTGGGCATGACTCCACACTTACAGACAGGAGAGCTGCTCATTATCaccactgtgctgctgctgtgggcaG CCGTCATCGCCCTCTTCTGCCGACAGTACGACATCATCAAAGACAACGACTCCAGCAGCACCAAGGAGAAAGCCAAGAGGCCGCTGGTCCGAGCCGCCTCCTACTACAACAACGCTTCGGCCGGCAGCTCGCCCATCTACCACAACGGAGCCATCCGCAGCAGCAGG ctccacagagcctcctcctccatcagcatcaTCAGAGTCTGA
- the gpd2 gene encoding glycerol-3-phosphate dehydrogenase, mitochondrial: MAFRKALKRTAIIGGGAVAAVFGLSQLIEYRKTQARLAHVAAEAELKAPFADELPSRQAQLAALQNTEEFDVLVVGGGATGVGCALDAVTRNLKTALVERSDFSSGTSSRSTKLIHGGVRYLQKAIMQLDYEQYMMVKEALHERANLLEIAPHLSAPLPIMLPVYKWWQLPYYWAGIKMYDVVAGIQCLKSSYVLSKTKALELFPMLKKDKLVGAIVYYDGQHNDARMNLAIGITAARYGAAVANYTEVVHLLKTKDTETGKERVCGARCRDVITGKEFDVKAKVVINATGPFTDSLRKMDNQETQNICQPSAGVHIVIPGYYSPDNMGLLDPATSDGRVIFFLPWEKMTIAGTTDTPTNVTAHPIPGEDDINFILSEVRNYLSPDVEVRRGDVLAAWSGIRPLVTDPNSKDTQSICRNHIVSISDSGLVTIAGGKWTTYRSMAEETLDAAVKAHGISAETCKTVGLMLEGAKGWTPTLYIRLVQDYGLEKEVAQHLASTYGGKAFDVAKMAQVTGQRWPIVGKRLVGEFPYIEAEVLYAIKEYACTAIDVIARRTRLGFLNVQAADEALPRIVQIMGKELDWSQERRTAELEGARKFLYHEMGYRSRSEQLTKTSEINLDYQEVVRYKKRFHKFDKESKGFITTVDVQQVLDSINVQIDENSLHEILNEVDLNKNGQVEIDEFLQLMSAVKKGQVSDSRLAILMKSAEETLDNRGPVTVDRSGGGV; encoded by the exons ATGGCGTTCAGGAAGGCTCTGAAACGGACGGCGATCATAGGCGGCGGGGCGGTGGCCGCCGTGTTCGGCCTGTCGCAGCTGATCGAGTACAGGAAGACGCAG GCTCGGTTAGCTCACGTGGCGGCAGAAGCCGAGCTGAAGGCGCCCTTCGCGGACGAGCTTCCCTCCCGGCAGGCGCAGCTCGCGGCGCTGCAGAACACCGAGGAGTTCGACGTGCTGGTGGTCGGAGGAGGAGCCACAGGTGTAGGATGTGCCTTAGACGCTGTCACACGCA ACCTAAAGACTGCCCTCGTGGAGAGAAGCGATTTCTCCTCAGGGACGAGCAGTCGGAGTACAAAGCTGATCCACGGTGGAGTCCGTTATCTCCAGAAGGCCATCATGCAGCTGGACTACGAACAG TACATGATGGTGAAAGAGGCCCTCCATGAGCGAGCCAACCTCCTGGAGATTGCACCTCACCTGTCCGCACCGCTACCTATcatgcttcctgtttacaa ATGGTGGCAGTTGCCTTACTACTGGGCCGGGATCAAGATGTACGACGTGGTGGCCGGGATCCAGTGCCTGAAGAGCAGCTATGTCCTCAGTAAGACCAAGGCCTTGGAGCTGTTCCCCATGCTGAAGAAGGACAAGCTGGTGGGAGCCATCGTCTACTACGACG gGCAGCACAACGACGCCCGTATGAACCTGGCCATCGGCATCACTGCCGCCCGCTACGGCGCCGCCGTTGCCAACTACACCGAGGTCGTCCACCTGCTGAAGACAAAAGACACGGAGACCGGCAAGGAGAGGGTGTGTGGAGCTCGCTGCAGGGACGTTATCACAG GAAAGGAGTTTGACGTGAAGGCCAAGGTTGTGATCAACGCCACCGGCCCGTTCACAGACTCGCTGAGGAAGATGGACAACCAGGAGACGCAAAACATCTGCCAACCGAGCGCCGGCGTCCACATCGTCATCCCCGGTTACTAcag TCCTGACAACATGGGTCTGCTCGATCCAGCGACAAGCGACGGTCGTGTCATCTTCTTCCTGCCCTGGGAGAAGATGACCATCGCAGGGACGACCGACACGCCCACTAATGTGACGGCACACCCAATCCCGGGGGAGGACGACATCAACTTCATCCTGAGTGAAGTCCGCAACTACCTCAGCCCTGACGTGGAAG TGCGCCGAGGAGACGTGTTGGCAGCGTGGAGCGGCATCCGGCCCCTGGTGACCGACCCCAACTCCAAGGACACTCAGTCCATCTGCAGGAACCACATCGTCAGCATCAGCGACAGCGGACTGGTCACCATCGCCG GTGGGAAGTGGACCACCTACAGGTCCATGGCTGAGGAGACTCTGGACGCAGCCGTCAAAGCTCATGGCATCTCAGCAGAGACATGCAAGACTGTCGGTCTGATGCTGGAGGGAGCTAAAGGCTGGACGCCGACGCTCTACATCCGCCTGGTGCAGGACTACGGCCTGGAGAAGGAG GTCGCTCAGCACCTGGCTTCAACGTACGGAGGAAAGGCGTTCGATGTTGCCAAGATGGCTCAGGTCACCGGGCAGAGGTGGCCGATCGTTGGGAAACGTCTGGTGGGGGAATTCCCTTACATCGAGGCCGAG GTTTTGTACGCGATCAAGGAGTACGCCTGCACAGCCATCGATGTCATCGCCCGGCGAACTCGCCTGGGCTTCTTGAACGTGCAGGCAGCCGACGAAGCGCTGCCTCGCATCGTGCAAATCATGGGCAAAGAGCTGGACTGGAGTCAGGAGAGGAGGACG GCGGAGCTCGAAGGAGCCAGGAAGTTTTTGTACCACGAGATGGGCTACAGGTCTCGCTCTGAGCAGCTGACCAAGACGTCTGAGATCAACCTGGACTACCAGGAAGTAGTCAG GTACAAGAAGCGTTTCCACAAGTTTGACAAAGAGAGCAAAGGATTCATCACCACTGTGGACGTGCAGCAAGTTTTGGAC AGCATCAACGTCCAGATTGATGAAAACTCTCTCCATGAAATCCTTAACGAGGTGGACCTCAACAAGAACGGACAAGTTGAAATTGATGAGTTCTTGCAG CTGATGAGCGCCGTGAAGAAGGGCCAAGTGTCTGACAGCCGCCTGGCCATCCTGATGAAGTCGGCGGAGGAAACTCTGGATAACAGAGGGCCGGTGACGGTGGACCGGAGCGGAGGCGGCGTCTGA